One part of the Pecten maximus chromosome 1, xPecMax1.1, whole genome shotgun sequence genome encodes these proteins:
- the LOC117321532 gene encoding tigger transposable element-derived protein 4-like gives MASLKRKRTALDIDKKSQIIKYAESHPTATQQSISNHFSTIWDITVKRRTVGDILNDKAKILNSESDLGSPARKRHRSAHHVDLESALYVWFANARAQNIPISDDILKTKAQKFGDELGIQTFHYSNGWLNRFKTRHKISSQVISGESAGIPTALIDEGRKKAADVIKNYDPRMCLILTKRVYFTDYFQTDN, from the coding sequence ATGGCTTCTCTCAAGAGAAAACGTACTGCGTTGGATATTGACAAAAAATctcaaataatcaaatatgcTGAGTCTCATCCAACGGCTACGCAACAAAGTATTTCCAATCATTTTTCCACCATATGGGATATTACCGTGAAACGACGAACTGTCGGTGATATTTTGAACGATAAAGCCAAAATATTGAATTCTGAAAGTGATTTAGGATCGCCAGCTCGTAAGCGTCATCGTTCTGCTCATCATGTTGATTTGGAATCGGCACTGTATGTGTGGTTTGCTAACGCCCGAGCACAAAACATTCCAATATCGGAcgatattttaaaaacaaaagcaCAGAAATTTGGAGATGAACTTGGAATTCAAACTTTCCATTATTCTAACGGCTGGCTTAACCGGTTCAAAACACGACATAAAATTTCATCTCAGGTTATTTCAGGAGAAAGTGCCGGTATCCCAACTGCCCTCATTGATGAAGGCAGGAAAAAAGCTGCAGATGTTATAAAAAATTACGACCCAAGGATGTGTTTAATATTGACGAAACGGGTCTATTTTACGGATTACTTCCAGACAGATAACTAA